The genome window cgggcgaggcggagaccgtcgtccgaggtcgagatggagtccgtcttccgaggccgagacgggggccgagccttggggtcgggcaaggcggagcttcctatggcgcccgaggctggacttagctgttgtcggcctcactctggcgagtggcacaacagtcggagcagcgcaggcggcgatgttttcctgtcaggtcagccagtggaggggcgaagtgactgcggtcacttcggccttgtcgactgaggagcgtgcgtaaggataaggtgtcaggcgatccttgcattgaatgctcctgcgacacggtcggttggcgtggcgatccggccaaggttgcttctccgtgaagcatgCCCGAGCTggacctcgggcgagtcgaaggtgtgcccgtcgcttgaggggaccctcgggcgaggcgtgaatctgcctgggtcggctgttcctgcccgaggctgggctcgggtgacgcgagatcgtgtcccttgagtggacggagccttgactggAATCGCGCCCATGAGacatttgcagctttatgctgatgagggttaccagttgagattaggagtcttgggggtacccctaattatggtccccgacaagtgtgCGCGATAAAGTGAGCGGAGTCATGCTTTGGTCTACATTAGGTTCTTAACAATTAGTAGAGATTGATCTCCAACCTAACACATCTTAAGGCAGCGGGCGACATCATCGATCCATCCGTCTCAAAGTATCGGCTCGTTGCTTTTGGGCTCGCTCCACTAGCGCTACTAGTTGCCATTCAAGTTGAGTACTAAAAAAAGAAAGGCTCCATCTATATCATAAACACCTAAAGTCTCCACAAGTACGTGGtatggcaatggggacccgatccccgattccccgcggggaattcccctattaggggACGGGTATGGGGCTAATTTAGTCCCCGCGGGGATCTAAATGAGAGAAATTTAATCCCCGTCGGGTTCGTGAGGACGGGGACGGGGAACCATCCCCGTCCCCGTTCCCCGTGTACCCGCCCCACGAAACTTTTTTATTCAAGGTAGTCAATTTATTTGTTAGAATTATAGTAAAAACTCAATGTATGACATGTTATAAAATATcaaactaaactctaaagtagATGTCTCTTGTAATTTTCAATCTTGTTTGTTAAATTTGTATTAATTTGATACAATTAATTTAAATTTATATTTAAATATTGTGCTTTTGGTGGGGACAGATTCCCCGCGGGTTTCCCCACGGGGATAAATTTCCcgacggggacggggatgggagAAAAAGCTCCCACGTGAGCGttcgcggggacggggacggggaattTTCCTCCCCGCGGAGACGGGGATGGGGGGCCATTCCCCGACGGGGAaatccccgttgccatccctaggtcAAAGAGAACGAAAGTATCCCCGATCACCTAGTGGTACCAGGTATCTCGCGAAGAAGTGACGCTTCGTCTGGACCTGGAGTACATCTTCACTCGTGCCGCCAACGACAGAGACGGGCGAGGTTTATTGGAGTCGATTAATATTATTCAGTTTTATATTATTGACTGGCTGCTGCAGGCGTGCATGGCTGAGCGCTTTGTCCGTGCGACGCACTCGTGTGTCTCTGTTGCTGTTGGCACTTGGCTGTTGCGTGCCCCGTGTGGCCCGACTTGGCCACCAccaacgccacgccacgccacgccgatCAGATTAGATCGAATCGAATCGCGCGTCTCCGCTTTTTTTATTGTCAGTTTGTGACTAAAAGCGCTGGTCAACTAAAACGTGTTTGACCTGCGTGGCGTCCCAACAGTCATCAGAGGGCGATCTGCACAGCCTGGAGGCTGCGAATGCGAGCATCGCAGGTGACGCAGGATAAAGCTGTGCCACGTGGCATCCGTGGTGGTATCACTGCCAACCACCCGATCcagctgattctgccggagctgtACATGGTACTATTCGGTCTAGAGTTACTGACAGGACATTTCGCGATGACGCCGTGTCGATTGCACGGCTGGCTGGGCGCGTCATCACCTACTATCAAGTATCATAAATTTAACACCGTCACACACTAGTCACACCGCTCCCCGCCGGGCCCCCGCTGCATCGTCGATCTGCGACGACAGGACGCGACGTCGAGCCGTAAGCCCGTATACCTACTCCACCCGTCACGTCCCAAAATAAATACAGGATATCTTTTTTACTTTTAAATATTTTATGTCTTATTATGAATTATATAAATATTTATTTTATCATTTGAAATACTATAATAACAATAGATTTTTTTATTTGTATTAAAAACTTGACTAAGACAAAAAGTCAAACACTGATATCTAAAAGTAAAAAATAAAATGGGGAGAAGGACACGCCGATGAAGGGGGCAGTACAACTACGTACAAGCAAGTGGGAGCAGCTCAAGTGCAGGACACGCGGGCTCCACCGCCGCAACTGCAACGGCGGCAACAGCAGCAAccacccaacccaacccaacccaacccgCGCCCGTCAAACTATCACGGAGGAAACACCGTTCCGGTCAACACGACAGAGAGATGATAGGAAAAAGAAAGAGAACAGGCAGAGCAGCACAGACACTGAAACAGGAAACAGCGGCCGAGCAGCGCATTAGCAACCACGCGGCATGTATATATAGGACCCCCGAGGGCGCGCGCCTCGGCAGCCGCTCGAGCCGATCAGCGAGCGGGCCTCTGGGAGAGGTAGGGAGCCATGGGGAGGTCGCCGTGCTGCGAGAAGGGGCACACCAACAAGGGCGCGTGGACCAAGGAGGAGGACGAGCGGCTGGTGGCGTACATCCGGTCGCACGGGGAAGGGTGCTGGCGGTCGCTGCccagcgcggcgggtctgctgcgCTGCGGCAAGAGCTGCAGGCTGCGGTGGATGAACTACCTCCGGCCGGACCTCAAGCGCGGGAACTTCACCGACGACGAGGACGAGCTCATCATCCGCCTGCACGCCCTCCTCGGCAACAAGTTCGTGAGCCGTCTGCCGTCTGTCGACGAGACAGCGTCCTTCTTCTCTGTGTCTACCTTTATTTTCTCGACGGCGCTGCCTGACGTCACGCGCCGCGCTCGCAGGTGGTCTCTGATCGCCGGGCAGCTGCCGGGCCGGACGGACAACGAGATCAAGAACTACTGGAACACGCACATCAAACGCAAGCTCCTGGCCCGCGGCATCGACCCGCACGCGCACCACCGCCCGCAGGCGCTGCACCACGTGGCAGCAGCAGCCCTCGTCCCGGCCCCCGCcgcgaagccgaagccgaagccgGCGGAGTCGTCCGACGACGGCGGGCGCAGCAGCTGCAGctgcagcggcagcggcagcagcGCGGGGGAGCCGCGGTGCCCCGACCTCAACCTCGACCTGTCCGTTGGTCCGCCGGACGCGCccacctcgccgccgccgccgtgcctgTGCCACCGCGCCTGGGAAGCGTGCGGCTGCCAGGCAGGCTGACGGCTGAGGCAGCAAGAGTTCAGATTTTTTTTTTGTTAGGCAGTTGAAACAAGGCTAGTGTGAACCGAGAGGAGATCAGTAGCTAGGACACTGTCTcagagaaagaaagaaaaaaaaaaaccAAAAGGATTCTTGAATATCTGGCTCAAACAATTTCCCCAGCACGTACAGCGTTCGCGTCTTCAGTTTTACAACACGAGAGGAGGAACTCCTTTGAGATTTGGCggcagaactcttgaatcttgaggCACGTTATAAATGCGCACAGGTACTAACACAGTATCACAAACGAAAAAAAAAGGCTAGCCAGATCGGCAGCCAGCCACCCACCTAACTGGCTTTATTCACAGGCGAACGGTCGTTTTGAAAGCGCGGCGACTGGACCGGGGGCCGCGTGTCGCGACGCGGTTCAGTTTTGGTAGGTAGCCGAATCTTTGTAGAAGTAAAGTAGTAGTACTAGTAGGACATGGTACCGGATGAGGAGGAGCTGACAACCCAaaagcgggcgggcgggcgggctgtGACTGACCGCCCTCAGCGCAGGCAGGCACAACAACCCGATGGGGGTGGTTGGTGTTGTTGTTGGTGGATGTGGTCTTTCGCTGCCGTTGGGGTTTATTCCTCTCGTTGCAGCTGCGTCTTCGTCATGGTCATCCTGGTCGTCGTCTTCGAACGCTCGGAATTCGGAGCTCTCTGTTCCTTTCGTTGCGTGCCGACTGCGGAGTACTACTCCGTACTAGTATGCAGCAGCTGTTTTTTCTTTCTTACTCGGGAATCGGGATTGAACGAATCAGCGTCCGTCTTGGTGATCAAACCCAACACGATTTCCGCGCGCTCtgtcttcttttctttctcccaCACCGGAACTCAGTTTTTTTTCCTGTCCCACCCAGTGACTGACGTGCAAGGAATCCACGTTGCTATCGTCGGTCTGTCGATGCCGCGCGCTTCCCTTTTTGACCTTCAAAAGGTACTAACTCGAGTGAAGTTCCTGTGGGATCCCTTTCAGCGCACGGTTTTTCCGCAGTGTGCTGCGGGGCTACGTCGGCGTCGCGTCCGTTTCTTTgcgttttttcttttctctctctctctctctctttgatTTTTTGCAGATTGGTGACGGG of Zea mays cultivar B73 chromosome 8, Zm-B73-REFERENCE-NAM-5.0, whole genome shotgun sequence contains these proteins:
- the LOC100384181 gene encoding uncharacterized LOC100384181, coding for MGRSPCCEKGHTNKGAWTKEEDERLVAYIRSHGEGCWRSLPSAAGLLRCGKSCRLRWMNYLRPDLKRGNFTDDEDELIIRLHALLGNKFVSRLPSVDETASFFSVSTFIFSTALPDVTRRARRWSLIAGQLPGRTDNEIKNYWNTHIKRKLLARGIDPHAHHRPQALHHVAAAALVPAPAAKPKPKPAESSDDGGRSSCSCSGSGSSAGEPRCPDLNLDLSVGPPDAPTSPPPPCLCHRAWEACGCQAG
- the LOC100384181 gene encoding uncharacterized isoform X1 gives rise to the protein MGRSPCCEKGHTNKGAWTKEEDERLVAYIRSHGEGCWRSLPSAAGLLRCGKSCRLRWMNYLRPDLKRGNFTDDEDELIIRLHALLGNKWSLIAGQLPGRTDNEIKNYWNTHIKRKLLARGIDPHAHHRPQALHHVAAAALVPAPAAKPKPKPAESSDDGGRSSCSCSGSGSSAGEPRCPDLNLDLSVGPPDAPTSPPPPCLCHRAWEACGCQAG